In Anser cygnoides isolate HZ-2024a breed goose chromosome Z, Taihu_goose_T2T_genome, whole genome shotgun sequence, a genomic segment contains:
- the ANKDD1B gene encoding ankyrin repeat and death domain-containing protein 1B isoform X2, giving the protein MEMQRPTTTALKRTALHFAVARSHTSAVDFLLHHKARLDMADQHGLTVIHLAAWTGNLDVMRKLVKAGVDQKAKNEEGMNALHFAAQNNSVKIVDYFLQDLHLTDLNKPDGRGRKPFLLASEKGHVDMINNLIALKLFTSEKDQEGNTALHLAAKNGHSEVVEILLKQWEEINDLNQNGETPFYLSVEGGHEKCAELLLEAGSDINILTHNNSSALQIAIQNGHLSLVTFLIDKNIDLVPKPEQKNSPLHLAVINNHLPVVKTLLDANHDINLLNHRQETPLHLAADLGNVELVEMLLKAGCDLKTMDKNGKTALAVASRSNYALIVDMIIKAERYYATEQAHLGHGDDWSDFGLSFKQDHSIQTKQIRSSLWNLAYNQLKPQEWKKLALFWKFTDEQIRAIEEQWTGKKSYKEHGHRMLLIWLHGILLAHQNPVKHIYEDLVAAGFQHLAEKIRAQSSTDVDSRKCEIS; this is encoded by the exons ATGGAGATGCAGCGGCCAACCACAACAGCT ctgAAGCGCACAGCATTGCATTTTGCTGTCGCAAGAAGCCATACATCTGCAGTGGATTTTCTTCTCCATCACAAAGCTAGACTCGATATGGCAGATCAG catgGCCTGACAGTGATTCATCTTGCAGCTTGGACTGGAAATCTGGATGTAATGCGAAAATTAGTTAAAGCAGGCGTTGATCAAAAGGCTAAGAATGAG GAAGGAATGAATGCACTACACTTTGCAGCCCAGAACAACAGTGTTAAAATAGTTGATTATTTTCTCCAAGATCTTCATCTGACTGACTTGAACAAGCCTGATGGG AGAGGTAGAAAGCCCTTTCTTCTGGCATCTGAAAAAGGCCATGTTGACATGATAAATAACTTGATTGCTCTAAAGCTGTTCACATCTGAAAAAGATCAG GAGGGAAACACCGCCTTGCATCTAGCAGCCAAAAATGGACACAGTGAAGTCGTAGAAATTCTGCTCAAACAGTGGGAGGAAATAAATGACCTCAATCAG aatgGAGAAACGCCATTTTACTTGTCTGTTGAAGGCGGTCATGAAAAATGTGCTGAGCTGTTACTGGAAGCAGGGAGTGACATCAACATTTTAACTCAT aacaACAGCAGTGCATTACAAATTGCAATTCAGAATGGACATCTATCTTTGGTTACTTTTCTTATTGATAAGAATATTGATCTAGTCCCTAAACCTGAG CAGAAGAATTCTCCGCTCCATTTAGCAGTCATCAATAATCATCTGCCGGTAGTAAAAACACTCTTGGATGCTAATCATGATATAAACCTCTTAAATCAT agGCAGGAAACTCCTCTGCATCTGGCGGCTGATCTTGGCAATGTGGAGCTGGTGGAAATGCTGCTGAAGGCAGGCTGTGACCTCAAGACCATGGACAAG AATGGAAAAACTGCACTAGCTGTGGCATCAAGGAGCAATTATGCCCTAATTGTAGATATGATCATTAAAGCAGAAAGGTATTATGCCACAGAACAG gcACATCTAGGTCATGGTGATGATTGGTCAGACTTCGGTTTGTCCTTCAAACAAGATCACAGTATACAGACCAAGCAAATTCGTTCCTCCCTTTGGAACCTGGCGTACAATCAGTTAAAACCCCAAGAATGGAAAAAACTGGCCCTGTTCTGGAAGTTCACAGATGAACAGATTAGAGCTATTGAGGAACAATGGACAG ggaaaaaaagttataaagAACATGGACACAGAATGTTGCTCATCTGGTTACACGGTATTTTGCTGGCTCATCAGAATCCTGTCAAGCATATATATGAAGATTTGGTGGCAGCAGGATTTCAACATTTAGCTG aaaagatCCGAGCTCAAAGTAGCACTGACGTGGACtccagaaaatgtgaaatttcatgA
- the POLK gene encoding DNA polymerase kappa, translating to MDNMKKGDDSSSNDGFLLRMGLNDNKAGMQGLDKEKINKIIMEATKGSRFYENELKKDQQVNQRIQKMMQLKEKITQQQLLKAQLQVDRLVIELEQSRNLSCTIVHIDMDAFYAAVEMRDNPELKEKPIAVGSMSMLSTSNYHARRFGVRAAMPGFIAKKLCPHLTIVPLNFEKYGKVSKEVREILAEYDPHFMPMGLDEAYLNITEHLEERLNWPEDKRRFFFSTESTTEKDKEDINVSGKLNEDGFSSSPVLFEDNTPLMDDHPGQKDQSLENSVVFGTSAEEAVKEIRFRIEQKTQLTASAGIAPNTMLAKMCSDRNKPNGQCRISPERQAVLDFIKDLPIRKVPGIGKVTEKMLKALGIVTCSELYQQRALLSLLFSEASWRNFLDISLGLGSTHLEKDGERKSRSTERTFSEINTAEDQYSLCQELCRDLAQELQKEGLKGKTVTLKLKNVNFEVKTRASTVLSSVSTEEEIYAVAKELLGTEIDSVAPQPLRIRLMGVRVSGFLSEEEKKYQQKSITSFLKSGKENGFLRLQPGKSNQENFTKNSEASSRGSFFDKKRAARQFKCDNLVPNENVGKQLFHDMKSTANFVEETNKVTDLQNSDVCKIFTCPVCFEEQSSSNLEELNRHIDECLAGSLVKDAVKISKNDNSREDTRNFFPHCKNENVEACKKTKTNQLGGTGQSASASDNSASNCTERFTQIISDKPHRERQPGDLSAIARNTCIKQCLFPKRTSQEDAEHFGETEHTEETSSSCYFEAKEDNVLVCPVCNSEQKTTSLMSFNRHVDVCLNKGIIQELTEKNSCPAKTCDMENLNRAGGLSRGQQCTNPLQGTKRSGLTTSQSVSKKAKSSNSKHTIEMFFK from the exons GTGGACAGACTTGTGATAGAACTGGAACAGAGCCGTAACCTTAGCTGTACTATTGTACACATTGATATGGATGCCTTCTATGCAGCTGTGGAAATGAGAGACAATCCAGAGCTGAAGGAAAAGCCTATTGCAGTGGGATCAATGAGTATGTTG TCTACTTCAAACTATCACGCTAGGAGATTTGGTGTACGTGCAGCCATGCCTGGATTTATTGCTAAAAAGCTGTGTCCACATCTAACTATAGTACCattaaactttgaaaaatatggCAAAGTGAGTAAAGAG GTTAGAGAAATACTGGCTGAATACGATCCCCATTTTATGCCTATGGGCCTAGATGAAGCCTACCTGAATATAACAGAGCACTTGGAGGAAAGACTGAACTGGCCTGAAGATAAGAGAAGATTctttttcagcacagaaagcacTACTGAAAAGG ATAAAGAGGATATAAATGTGTCTGGCAAATTGAATGAAGATGGATTCTCTTCTTCACCTGTGCTGTTTGAAGACAACACTCCTCTAATGGATGACCACCCTGGACAAAAAGATCAGTCACTGGAAAATTCAGTTGTCTTTGGAACTTCTGCAGAGGAAGCTGTGAAAGAAATTCGCTTTAGGATTGAACAGAAAACTCAACTGACTGCTAGTGCAG gaataGCTCCGAATACAATGTTAGCAAAAATGTGCAGTGATCGTAATAAACCTAATGGGCAATGCAGAATTTCTCCAGAGAGACAGGCTGTGCTAGACTTCATAAAAGATTTGCCCATTAGAAAG gtgccaGGCATAGGAAAAGTAACAGAGAAGATGCTAAAAGCCCTTGGGATTGTGACTTGCTCAGAACTTTACCAGCAGAGGGcactgctttctcttcttttttcagAAGCATCTTGGCGTAATTTCTTAGATATCTCCCTTGGGTTGGGTTCTACACATTTGGAAAA ggatggagaaagaaaaagtaggaGCACTGAAAG AACATTCAGTGAAATTAACACAGCAGAAGATCAGTACAGCTTGTGTCAAGAACTCTGCAGAGACCTTGCTCAGGAGTTACAGAAAGAGGGACTTAAG GGTAAAACTGTTACCTTGAAGCTAAAGAATGTGAACTTTGAAGTAAAAACAAGAGCTTCAACAGTGCTGTCCTCTGTTTCTACTGAGGAGGAAATATATGCTGTTGCTAAGGAGTTGTTAGGAACAGAAATTGATAGCGTTGCTCCTCAGCCTTTAAGGATAAGACTTATGG GTGTACGAGTATCAGGATTTTTAagtgaagaagagaagaaataccaACAAAAAAGCATTACAAGCTTCTTAAAATCggggaaagaaaatggttttcttaGGCTTCAGCCAGGGAAATCCAACCAAGAAAATTTCACAAAAAATTCAGAAGCATCTTCCAGAGGGAGTTTTTTTGATAAAAAGCGAGCTGCAAGACAATTCAAATGTGATAATCTTGTTCCAAATGAAAATGTAGGTAAGCAGCTCTTTCATGATATGAAATCAACAGCAAATTTTgtggaagaaacaaacaaggTCACAGACTTACAAAATTCTGATGTGTGTAAGATCTTTACCTGCCCTGTTTGTTTTGAGGAGCAAAGCAGCAGTAATTTGGAAGAGCTTAATAGGCATATTGATGAGTGCCTTGCTGGGAGTCTTGTTAAAGATGCTGTGAAAATATCAAAGAATGACAATTCAAGAGAAGATACACgtaatttttttccacactgtaaaaatgaaaatgttgaagCCTGTAAAAAAACTAAAACGAATCAATTAGGAGGAACAGGCCAGTCAGCAAGTGCATCTGACAACTCTGCTAGCAATTGCACAGAGAGATTCACTCAGATAATATCTGATAAACCTCACAGAGAAAGACAACCTGGTGATCTCAGTGCTATTGCTAGGAACACATGTATAAAACAGTGTCTCTTTCCCAAAAGAACTTCACAAGAGGATGCAGAACATTTTGGAGAGACAGAACATACAGAAGAAACTAGTTCATCCTGTTACTTTGAAGCCAAAGAAGACAATGTTCTTGTTTGTCCAGTTTGTAATTCAGAACAGAAAACCACCAGTCTTATGTCATTTAACAGACATGTAGATGTCTGCTTAAATAAAGGCATCATCCAGgagctgacagaaaaaaatagttgtcCTGCTAAGACTTGTGATATGGAAAATTTAAACAGAGCTG GAGGTTTAAGCAGAGGACAGCAGTGCACAAATCCATTACAAGGAACAAAAAG gTCTGGATTAACAACTTCACAGTCAGTATCGAAAAAGGCCAAGTCAAGCAATTCCAAGCATAcaattgaaatgttttttaaatga
- the ANKDD1B gene encoding ankyrin repeat and death domain-containing protein 1B isoform X1 yields the protein MGPLPSGEEEEELPAMMKGLSHLFGAREGVMHGDAAANHNSLLPDEREFQRAAKMNNLETMEKLFKKSVNINAVDTLKRTALHFAVARSHTSAVDFLLHHKARLDMADQHGLTVIHLAAWTGNLDVMRKLVKAGVDQKAKNEEGMNALHFAAQNNSVKIVDYFLQDLHLTDLNKPDGRGRKPFLLASEKGHVDMINNLIALKLFTSEKDQEGNTALHLAAKNGHSEVVEILLKQWEEINDLNQNGETPFYLSVEGGHEKCAELLLEAGSDINILTHNNSSALQIAIQNGHLSLVTFLIDKNIDLVPKPEQKNSPLHLAVINNHLPVVKTLLDANHDINLLNHRQETPLHLAADLGNVELVEMLLKAGCDLKTMDKNGKTALAVASRSNYALIVDMIIKAERYYATEQAHLGHGDDWSDFGLSFKQDHSIQTKQIRSSLWNLAYNQLKPQEWKKLALFWKFTDEQIRAIEEQWTGKKSYKEHGHRMLLIWLHGILLAHQNPVKHIYEDLVAAGFQHLAEKIRAQSSTDVDSRKCEIS from the exons ATGGGGCCCCTTCCCTcaggtgaggaggaagaggagctgccAGCCATGATGAAGGGGCTGAGCCACCTGTTTGGTGCCAGGGAGGGTGTGATGCATGGAGATGCAGCGGCCAACCACAACAGCT TATTGCCAGATGAAAGAGAATTTCAACGTGCTGCTAAAATGAACAATTTGGAAACCAtggaaaagctgtttaaaaagagTGTTAATATAAATGCTGTAGATACT ctgAAGCGCACAGCATTGCATTTTGCTGTCGCAAGAAGCCATACATCTGCAGTGGATTTTCTTCTCCATCACAAAGCTAGACTCGATATGGCAGATCAG catgGCCTGACAGTGATTCATCTTGCAGCTTGGACTGGAAATCTGGATGTAATGCGAAAATTAGTTAAAGCAGGCGTTGATCAAAAGGCTAAGAATGAG GAAGGAATGAATGCACTACACTTTGCAGCCCAGAACAACAGTGTTAAAATAGTTGATTATTTTCTCCAAGATCTTCATCTGACTGACTTGAACAAGCCTGATGGG AGAGGTAGAAAGCCCTTTCTTCTGGCATCTGAAAAAGGCCATGTTGACATGATAAATAACTTGATTGCTCTAAAGCTGTTCACATCTGAAAAAGATCAG GAGGGAAACACCGCCTTGCATCTAGCAGCCAAAAATGGACACAGTGAAGTCGTAGAAATTCTGCTCAAACAGTGGGAGGAAATAAATGACCTCAATCAG aatgGAGAAACGCCATTTTACTTGTCTGTTGAAGGCGGTCATGAAAAATGTGCTGAGCTGTTACTGGAAGCAGGGAGTGACATCAACATTTTAACTCAT aacaACAGCAGTGCATTACAAATTGCAATTCAGAATGGACATCTATCTTTGGTTACTTTTCTTATTGATAAGAATATTGATCTAGTCCCTAAACCTGAG CAGAAGAATTCTCCGCTCCATTTAGCAGTCATCAATAATCATCTGCCGGTAGTAAAAACACTCTTGGATGCTAATCATGATATAAACCTCTTAAATCAT agGCAGGAAACTCCTCTGCATCTGGCGGCTGATCTTGGCAATGTGGAGCTGGTGGAAATGCTGCTGAAGGCAGGCTGTGACCTCAAGACCATGGACAAG AATGGAAAAACTGCACTAGCTGTGGCATCAAGGAGCAATTATGCCCTAATTGTAGATATGATCATTAAAGCAGAAAGGTATTATGCCACAGAACAG gcACATCTAGGTCATGGTGATGATTGGTCAGACTTCGGTTTGTCCTTCAAACAAGATCACAGTATACAGACCAAGCAAATTCGTTCCTCCCTTTGGAACCTGGCGTACAATCAGTTAAAACCCCAAGAATGGAAAAAACTGGCCCTGTTCTGGAAGTTCACAGATGAACAGATTAGAGCTATTGAGGAACAATGGACAG ggaaaaaaagttataaagAACATGGACACAGAATGTTGCTCATCTGGTTACACGGTATTTTGCTGGCTCATCAGAATCCTGTCAAGCATATATATGAAGATTTGGTGGCAGCAGGATTTCAACATTTAGCTG aaaagatCCGAGCTCAAAGTAGCACTGACGTGGACtccagaaaatgtgaaatttcatgA